Part of the Cytophagia bacterium CHB2 genome, ATTTCAATTCGCCAACAAAAAAGGCGCGAGCATATATGCCCGCGCCTTTTTTAATTGGGTGCTACCCCGATCAATAACGATAATGCGCCGGCTTGAACGGCCCTTCCACCGGAATGTCCAAATACTCGGCTTGCGTCGGCGTCAATTTCGTGAGCTTCACGCCCAGCTTGTCCAGATGCAGCCGCGCGACTTTCTCATCGAGCTTCTTGGGCAGCATATAAACGCCCACTTCATATTTGTTGTTAAACAGCTCGATTTGCGCCAACACCTGATTGGTGAATGAATTCGACATGACAAACGAGGGGTGGCCGCTGGCGCAGCCCAAGTTAACCAACCGGCCTTCCGCAAGCAGCAGAATCTCATGGCCATCGGGGAAAATGTATTTGTCAACCTGCGGCTTGATCTCGACTTTCTTGATGCCGGGAAACGCGTTGAGCTGCGCGACTTGAATCTCGACATCAAAATGCCCGATGTTGCACACAATCGCGCCGTCTTTCATCTTCGTGAGATGCTCGATGGTGATGATGTCGCGGCAACCCGTTGCGGTAACGAAAATGTCCGCGGTCGCAATGTAATCTTCGATGGTCGCCACTTCAAAGCCTTCCATGGCGGCTTGCAGCGCGCAGATGGGATCGATCTCAGTCACGATTACGCGACTGCCGAAGCCCCGCAGCGATTGCGCCGAGCCTTTGCCGACATCACCAAAACCGGCCACCACGGCAATCTTGCCGGCCAGCATCACATCGGTTGCGCGCTTGATGCCATCAGCCAGCGATTCGCGGCAGCCATAGAGATTATCAAACTTGCTTTTCGTCACCGAATCGTTGACGTTGATGGCCGGGGCCTTGAGTTTGCCTTCCTTCAACATTTTATAAAGCGCGTGCACACCCGTGGTCGTCTCTTCGGTGATGCCTTTGAGACCTTTGAGAAACTGCGGCATTTTGTTATGCACAAAGTATGTCAAGTCGCCGCCGTCATCGAGAATCATGTTCGGACCTTCGCCGTTCTCGAAGTACAGCGTTTGTTCGGTACACCACCAGTATTCATCCTCGGTCTCACCTTTCCAGGCAAATACGGGAATGCCGGCAGCGGCGATCGCGGCGGCGGCATGATCTTGCGTCGAAAAGATGTTGCATGACGCCCAGCGCACTTTTGCGCCAAGCGCGATCAGGGTTTCGATCAGCACCGCGGTTTCAATCGTCATGTGTAGCGAGCCGGAAATGCGCGCCCCTTTGAGCGGCTGCTGGCTGCGGAATTCCTCGCGTATCGCCATCAGGCCGGGCATTTCTTTTTCGGCCAATTCGATCTCCTTGCGTCCCCACTCGGCGAGAGACATATCAGCGACTTTATAGTCGGGTTTGTGCGGGCTGGCAACAGCGGTTTTGCCGTTCGCGCCGGATTGCGCTGCTTTGGGAGTAATGACTTCGGTTTCGTGCATGTTTGATCCTCATGGTTTGGTTGCTTGAAAGATGAGAACTTTCATGGGTTCATGTTTAGTTAAAATTTCTGATTTGAGCGCAGTAAAACCCGCAGCTTGCAGCCACTTGTTCAAGTCGGCGCGCTTGAAGCCGAGCCACAAATCCGCGTATTTTTCGCGCATTTCAGCAATATCGTGCTGCAAGAGATCGGCGAGCACCAATACCCCGCCGCGTTTGAGTATCCGAAACACTTCCAAGAGCGCGGCCTGCGGCTGCGAAATGTGATGCAAAACCATACACGCCACTGCCGCGTCAACCGAAGCATCCGGAATCGGCAAATGCTCAAGTTCGCCCAGACGAAAATCACAACGGTTAAGCGCCTCGGGCATTTCTTTGTTCATATAATCTGCAGCCACCTTGAGCATCGTGCGCGAGGAATCAATCGCAATCACATTTGTGAAACGCCGCGCTAAAGCCGGCAGCAACAACCCCGCGCCGGCGCCAAGATCTGCAGCCGCCTGCCGGCGTTCCGGCAAGTAATGCAGCACCTGCTCGCGATAGTTAGCGCTGTCCAACACTTCGTGCTGCAAACGTTCCCATTCCGGCCCAACACGATCAAAATATTTCTGACTCTCGGCGCGGCGATGCTGCACAATGGATTCGATCTGCTGCAAATCCATTGCATAGGAATTGAGCTTGCGGCCGCCCTTTAAGGCAAGATGAATTGCTTCGGACAAGTCCAAGTTGCCGTTCGGTTGCGTCAGCGAGTAAAACGTCCAATTCCCTTCCCGGCGACTGGAAACCAACCCGGAATCCGCCAGAATTTTGAGATGCCGGGAGATGCGCGACTGTCCCATCCGCAGAATTTCAATCAATTCATTGACATTGAAATCACCCTGCGCTAGAATTGCCAAAAGCCGAAGCCGCGTTTCATCTGCCAGCGCTTTAAAAATCTGCAGCATACGATTAAATACTATATAACTATATCAAGATTTATTGATATAATACAGCGCAAAAAATCAAAATGCAACTCATTTTTTGTCAAAACCTGTTTCTCCACGATTTTTTTAACCCGCCCAGAGCTTCCCGTTTACAGCCACCTTGAGCCTGACAGCCTCGGAATTACCATTGTTGTAAGTCAAAAATGATTCAGATACAATCTTGTGCTTGTGTTCGGTCAAACATTTCGTTTTAGTTTGATCGCGGATTTTGGGTATTACATTTTCGGCGATTACAATTATGTGGGGCAGGAGTCTTGCTGGATGAGGTAAGGCGTTGTTTTAAAAATTGATGGCTCATCCCAGAGTGAAACGAGGAGAGGTTCGTCCGAGCTTGTTGAAAATGATTATCAAAAAAATCAATCATTCCCCTCAAGTGGCCACCTTTTTGCATAAGCGCGGACACGTCAGCGAAATCCAAGCTACTCCACAGCAGGAGCACTTCACATCTTAAGGAAGGATAATCATGATCACTCTAATCACGAAAGAGAGCTTGAGGATGGGTCAGATTTTGGCGGTTGCCGGTTTGGCATTGTTGATCACTACAAACAATTCCTCGGCGCAGGCCGTAGCGAAAGCGGCAACGAAAGAGCCGGCGCTGGCCATGGAAGCGAAAGAAGCCTCTCTCGCAGAAGCGAAAGCCTCTCTGCTTGCGCGATTAAAAGAACTCGACGAGCAATTTGAACTGAAACTCGAAGCGCCGGAACCGATTGCCAGCCCAACCGCGCAACCGGCGGTTGCTCCCGCACCTCCGGTCGATCTTTCTTCCGCATTGATGCAATCCATCGAAGGGACCATGACTCCGGGAGCGACGCTGAAAGATCGCGAGAGCGCGACGCTCGATACGAAGGCAATGGCAAAGAATATCGAAACCGGCAGTTTCCTGGTCAAAAAAATTGAAGCGTTGGAACGCATGCTGAAATTGTTGGAAATGAAGGAGGAGATTTTGAGCGAGCGCAAGGATTTCGACAAGCGCATGAAAAATGTGCAGGCCAAAATCGAAAAGAACGAGAAGAAATCGCAAGAGCAATAACGCGTATAACGGATGATGCGCGTTTAAAACAAAAGACGGCCCAGGCCGTCTTTTGTTTTTTAACCCACTTTGCGCCGCAATTCTTGCGCTTGTTCCTTCAGCGGCGTGTTGACTTTGGCGCCCATCACCGCTTCGAGGTGCGTGATCGCGCGCTCGACTTCATTCATTTTCATCAGCGCGGTTGCCAGGTAATAATGCGCCAAGAGATTCGAGCGGTTCAGCTTCACGGCGCGTTCGAGCTGCGGGATCGCCTCGGTGAGACGATTCAACTTGATCAAATTTTTTCCCCACACCGCCAGCATCACAGAATCCCCCTTGCCCAACTCACCGGCTTGTTCGAACGCTTTTAAGGCCTCCGCCGGCCGATCAACCAAATCGCAGGCAATACCGAGCTGCTTGAAATAAAGCCCTTTTGTCGGGTTGAGCTTGCCGGCTTGCGCAAAGGCTTTCAACGCGCGATCCGGCGCGCCGGCGCGCTGCAAGGCCACACCCAGCACCGCCCAAACCTGATCATCATCCGGTTTCTTTTCGAGATATTTTTGATACATCCGCGCCGCGCCCTTGAAATCAGAATACAAAAAGGCCTTGTAACCCTCCGAGTACAAACTCTCCAGATCCGCGACTTCAACGGCAGGCCCCGTGGTGACGATGCCGCGCTTCGCGTGCGCCGCGAGTGTGCCTTGATTATCAAGCTCGATGACTTTGCGATAATTGAGATTGGCGTTCTCGGTGTCGCCCAAAATCGCAAAAATTTTTGCCAGCCCGAAATATGCGCGCACCTCGTTGGGTGAAAGTTCGATCGCGCGCTGAAAACTGGCGATGCCCTCTTTGTATTTTTTGAGAATGCTGTAGACTGCGCCGAGATTGAGATGGGCGAGCGCGTTGCGCGGATCGAAATAAATGCTCTCTTTCAGATGGCCTTCGGCATCGGCAAACTTTCGCATCTTCAACAGAATCGTGCCCAAAATCAAGTGGGCGCGATGATAAATCGGGCAAAGCGCAACCGCCTGTTGAAAATTCTCAACCGCCTCTTTGTAATTTTTATTCGCAAAACAGGCAATGCCGAGATTGAAATAATAATCCGGGTCGTGAGGGTTTTTTGCGAGCGCCTGCGTCCAACGTGTAATGGCCTTGCTGAAATCACGCTGCTTGGCATAGGCCATCGCCTCGCGATGCAGGTTCTCCGCCTCGGGATCGGAGGAGGGTATGCTCCACTTCAGCTCCGCTTGATTCTCAGCGATTTTCACCTGCAACTGGCTGCTGTTGCCGAATTTGCGCTTGAGGTACTCCGCGATAAGCGCCGGGGATTTTTTGGAGACGATTAGCTCGTGAATTTCAGCATCATGATGGCGAATATCGGAGAGCGTTAAGGTGGCTGTAACGAATTTTTGCGCCGTTTGAGGGCTCATTTGAACCAAAACAAGGAAGGGGATTTATTGACAATTGACATTCGAAATCGACTCACTTCAAACAGTTTCAGGATTTCCCGCCGGCGATGCCGTTTTTCCTTTGCCTCAGGGACTTCCAAGAGAAAATTGCACACGGCTGCCGCCGAACTTGAAACCCGGTGAGTTATGCCAGTCATGCTTGTTCGAAAAGGTTCAACTGCGGCCAGGCGCGCTGAAAGGATAACAGACGCCTGATTCGAACAATACCGCTTTGACCGCCAAACTTCATCGAAAAGTAGTACGCCAGGGGGGACTTGAACCCTCAACCTTTGGCTCCGGAGGCCAACGCTCTATCCAGTTGAGCTACTGGCGCATTTGTGTTGCGAGACGCTCTGCTGCGCTTACCGTATTCTGCATCAACATTATGATGGTCATCGGGCCGACGCCGCCGGGAACCGGGGTGATCCCCGCCGCCTTGCTTTTGACAGCCTCGAAATCAACATCGCCAACCAGGCGATAACCTTTAGCCGCTGTAATATCTGTGACACGATTCATGCCGACATCAATTACCACGACCCCTTCTTTCACCATGTCAGCGGTGACATACTTGGCCTGGCCGATTGCCGCGACTAATATATCCGCTTGCCGGGTGATTTGCGGCAAATTTGTGGTGGCCGAGTGGCAAATCGTGACCGTGGCGTTGGCTTGCGGCCTTTTCTGCGCCAGCAAAACCGCCAGCGGCATGCCGACGATTCCGCTGCGCCCCAAAATGACGACGTGCTTTCCTGAGACCGGAAAACCGCTGCGCTGTAACAATTCAGAAACACCGGCGGGTGTGCAAGGAATGAAGGTCTCTTCGCCGTTTTGCAGTTTGCCGCGATTCACCGGATTAAACCCGTCAACATCTTTCTCCGGTGAAATCGCCGCCAGCACGCGTTGTGTATTGATGTGCTTCGGCAACGGCAGTTGCACGAGAATGCCATGAATCTTTGCGTCTTGATTCAACTTTGCAATCAGATCGAGCAGCGCCGCTTCGGAAGTCTTGTGCTCCAATTTATGAACTTCCGAAAACAATCCCAGGCTTTCACACATCCTGGCTTTTGAGCCGACATAAACAGCGGAGGCCGGATCATCTCCTACCAAAACCGCCGCCAAGCCCGGCGTCACGCCTCTTTGCTGCAGTGCACGAACCTTTTCAATCAGCTCGGCTTTGATCTGCTCGGCGATGCGTTTGCCGTCTATGATAACTGCTGACATATGATAATGGAGAAACCGGATTTTGACGGCCACAGAACTGCAGCGGCGCAATGACAAAACCCGATTGCACGCTCTTGATTATTCCAAAAACAACCGTTCGATAGTTACGGCCTTCATCGTCTCTTTGCTGATGCGCACGATCACCCCGCACAACCTGACTTCGCCGCTCGCCGGCTCGAAGCGCATCGGCACCGCGCGCATGAAACGTTTGATGGCGGTTTCTTTTTTCATACCGATGACGGAGTCAAACGGCCCGGTCATGCCGACATCCGTGATGTAGGCCGTGCCGCCTGCTAGGATTTTTTCATCCGCTGTGGGCACATGGGTATGCGTCCCAATCACAGCGCTCACTCGGCCATCCAGATACCAGCCCAGCGCCATTTTTTCTGCGGTGGCCTCGGCATGAAAATCAACAATCACAACGCTGGCCTGGCGTTCGATGCGCCGCAGGATATCATCCGCAATGCGAAACGGGCAATCAATTTGATAAAGATAAGTCCGGCCTTGCAAATTGATGACGGCGGCTTTGACGCCCTCTTCCAGATCGACGAGCGCATATCCGCGTCCGGGATTCGCGGGGGGATAATTTGCCGGGCGCAGCACACGCCCGCTTTCCGGTTCATCCTTTTGCCAAATTTTAAAGACGTCCGGATTTTCCCACGTGTGATTGCCGCCGGTGATAACGTCGATGCCCAATTCAAAATATTGCTTGGCCAGCGCGGCAGTAATGCCTTTTCCCTCCGCCGCATTTTCGCCGTTGGCGACAATCAAATCCGGCTGATATGTCTGCTTCAATTCCGGCAGCAGCCGTGTGAGGATCTCCAAGCCAGGCTTGCCGATAATATCTGCGATAAACAGCAGCGTCCACGCTTCCACTTCTTTCATCGTCCTATAAAGTTTGCCTGGCGAATTCTAAAACAACGCTGGAATATAGGCTAAAAAAGCAAATTTACAAGGGAAAATTCACTTGGCGTAATCCACCGCGCGATACTCGCGCACGATGGTCACGCGAATCTGGCCCGGGTAGTGAATACTCTGCTGAATTTTGCGCGCAATATCGACCGCCAATTGTTCGGCGCGCGCATCGTCCACTTGGGCATGCTCGACGATCACACGAATCTCGCGCCCGGCTTGCAAAGCATAGGTGCGGATCACGCCGGGAAAGGCGTTGGCTATGCTCTCGAGCGTCGACATGCGCTGGAAGTAATTCGCCAGCGTTTCTTTCTGCGCACCGGGGCGGGCAATAGAAATCTCGTTCGCGGTTGACACGATGATCGAGGCCGCCGTCAACACCTGGCCATTGCGGTTGAGATTGTTGGCGAACAAGATCGCATTCTCCACGGCCTCGTTCTCGCCATAGCGCCGCGCCAGCGCCGCGCCCACTTCCGCGGCGCTCGAATCGCTTTCGCGCTCCACCGCGCTGCCGATCTCATGCAGCAAGGCGCCGCGCTTGATCAAATACGTCTCGATCCCAACCTCCGCCGCGATGACGCCGGCGATGAGCGCGGTCTCAATGCTGTGTTGCAAAAGATTTTGCCCCTGGCTGGAACGATATTTTAATTTGCCGAGCAACCGCACCAGTTCCAGATGCAGGCCGTGCAAACCGGCTTCGAGCATGGCTTGCTCGCCGGCTTCACGAATCAATTCCTCGACTTCGTTGCGCGTCTTCTCCACCACTTCTTCGATGCGGCCCGGATGAATGCGGCCATCGGTGATCAGCTTTTCCAGCGACAGTTTTGCAACTTCACGGCGCACCGGATCAAAACCGGAGAGCATC contains:
- a CDS encoding adenosylhomocysteinase — translated: MHETEVITPKAAQSGANGKTAVASPHKPDYKVADMSLAEWGRKEIELAEKEMPGLMAIREEFRSQQPLKGARISGSLHMTIETAVLIETLIALGAKVRWASCNIFSTQDHAAAAIAAAGIPVFAWKGETEDEYWWCTEQTLYFENGEGPNMILDDGGDLTYFVHNKMPQFLKGLKGITEETTTGVHALYKMLKEGKLKAPAINVNDSVTKSKFDNLYGCRESLADGIKRATDVMLAGKIAVVAGFGDVGKGSAQSLRGFGSRVIVTEIDPICALQAAMEGFEVATIEDYIATADIFVTATGCRDIITIEHLTKMKDGAIVCNIGHFDVEIQVAQLNAFPGIKKVEIKPQVDKYIFPDGHEILLLAEGRLVNLGCASGHPSFVMSNSFTNQVLAQIELFNNKYEVGVYMLPKKLDEKVARLHLDKLGVKLTKLTPTQAEYLDIPVEGPFKPAHYRY
- a CDS encoding metalloregulator ArsR/SmtB family transcription factor, with product MLQIFKALADETRLRLLAILAQGDFNVNELIEILRMGQSRISRHLKILADSGLVSSRREGNWTFYSLTQPNGNLDLSEAIHLALKGGRKLNSYAMDLQQIESIVQHRRAESQKYFDRVGPEWERLQHEVLDSANYREQVLHYLPERRQAAADLGAGAGLLLPALARRFTNVIAIDSSRTMLKVAADYMNKEMPEALNRCDFRLGELEHLPIPDASVDAAVACMVLHHISQPQAALLEVFRILKRGGVLVLADLLQHDIAEMREKYADLWLGFKRADLNKWLQAAGFTALKSEILTKHEPMKVLIFQATKP
- a CDS encoding tetratricopeptide repeat protein, coding for MSPQTAQKFVTATLTLSDIRHHDAEIHELIVSKKSPALIAEYLKRKFGNSSQLQVKIAENQAELKWSIPSSDPEAENLHREAMAYAKQRDFSKAITRWTQALAKNPHDPDYYFNLGIACFANKNYKEAVENFQQAVALCPIYHRAHLILGTILLKMRKFADAEGHLKESIYFDPRNALAHLNLGAVYSILKKYKEGIASFQRAIELSPNEVRAYFGLAKIFAILGDTENANLNYRKVIELDNQGTLAAHAKRGIVTTGPAVEVADLESLYSEGYKAFLYSDFKGAARMYQKYLEKKPDDDQVWAVLGVALQRAGAPDRALKAFAQAGKLNPTKGLYFKQLGIACDLVDRPAEALKAFEQAGELGKGDSVMLAVWGKNLIKLNRLTEAIPQLERAVKLNRSNLLAHYYLATALMKMNEVERAITHLEAVMGAKVNTPLKEQAQELRRKVG
- the folD gene encoding bifunctional methylenetetrahydrofolate dehydrogenase/methenyltetrahydrofolate cyclohydrolase FolD codes for the protein MSAVIIDGKRIAEQIKAELIEKVRALQQRGVTPGLAAVLVGDDPASAVYVGSKARMCESLGLFSEVHKLEHKTSEAALLDLIAKLNQDAKIHGILVQLPLPKHINTQRVLAAISPEKDVDGFNPVNRGKLQNGEETFIPCTPAGVSELLQRSGFPVSGKHVVILGRSGIVGMPLAVLLAQKRPQANATVTICHSATTNLPQITRQADILVAAIGQAKYVTADMVKEGVVVIDVGMNRVTDITAAKGYRLVGDVDFEAVKSKAAGITPVPGGVGPMTIIMLMQNTVSAAERLATQMRQ
- a CDS encoding TIGR00282 family metallophosphoesterase, with the translated sequence MKEVEAWTLLFIADIIGKPGLEILTRLLPELKQTYQPDLIVANGENAAEGKGITAALAKQYFELGIDVITGGNHTWENPDVFKIWQKDEPESGRVLRPANYPPANPGRGYALVDLEEGVKAAVINLQGRTYLYQIDCPFRIADDILRRIERQASVVIVDFHAEATAEKMALGWYLDGRVSAVIGTHTHVPTADEKILAGGTAYITDVGMTGPFDSVIGMKKETAIKRFMRAVPMRFEPASGEVRLCGVIVRISKETMKAVTIERLFLE
- the rny gene encoding ribonuclease Y, with the protein product MTIIVIVLIVAALGLGALLGWLMRQKLGLEKIAHAEAAAQKITADAAQEAESLKQAKLLEVRDELFQKRQDLEQEIKSRRQQIQKLESQLAQRETSLDRKVDLLNQKKQEVTKLEESLRSREANLKLQSQELDRLIAEENKKLEQISGLTNEEAKRIQLNNFLEMAKQEAAQTVKEIKDRARMVANRDAKDILVQAIQRTNIGHVVESTVSVVHLPNDDMKGRIIGREGRNIRSFEAVTGIEVLIDDTPEVVMLSGFDPVRREVAKLSLEKLITDGRIHPGRIEEVVEKTRNEVEELIREAGEQAMLEAGLHGLHLELVRLLGKLKYRSSQGQNLLQHSIETALIAGVIAAEVGIETYLIKRGALLHEIGSAVERESDSSAAEVGAALARRYGENEAVENAILFANNLNRNGQVLTAASIIVSTANEISIARPGAQKETLANYFQRMSTLESIANAFPGVIRTYALQAGREIRVIVEHAQVDDARAEQLAVDIARKIQQSIHYPGQIRVTIVREYRAVDYAK